The following are encoded in a window of Telmatobacter sp. DSM 110680 genomic DNA:
- a CDS encoding J domain-containing protein, with translation MACACRVCLEHFRILGVAAPPTSKSALHKAYRAAAKRWHPDRFENNQRERHDAEERFKRINAAYVALCAHFENPAATPREPEFVTNFRRPPAPVISFGDAPDCFVAPHFPARVLEAIKLARLENSDPVVAFIDLSAGSALISEFILLTKHRMLVRDDAGILSVIWYADLGSIRLVDRNGQKQGAWQRIAEKIAGNTQRYSLQIDRLNLSRFRTLTDRPDDRVKKVIYNFLRQMKSNWQS, from the coding sequence ATGGCGTGCGCATGCAGAGTTTGCCTTGAGCACTTCAGAATCCTTGGTGTCGCGGCTCCGCCAACCTCGAAGTCCGCGCTGCACAAGGCGTATCGTGCAGCTGCGAAGCGCTGGCATCCTGATCGCTTCGAGAACAACCAACGCGAGCGTCACGACGCCGAAGAGCGATTCAAGCGTATCAACGCTGCCTATGTCGCGCTCTGCGCACATTTCGAGAATCCGGCCGCAACACCTCGCGAGCCAGAATTCGTTACTAACTTCCGGCGGCCCCCGGCGCCAGTCATATCTTTCGGGGATGCGCCGGACTGCTTCGTGGCACCGCACTTCCCTGCCCGCGTTCTCGAAGCTATCAAACTGGCCCGGCTTGAAAATTCGGATCCCGTGGTGGCATTCATCGACTTGTCGGCGGGATCGGCGCTGATTTCTGAGTTCATTCTTCTCACGAAGCACCGCATGTTGGTTCGGGATGATGCGGGGATTCTTTCGGTGATCTGGTATGCGGACCTGGGAAGCATCAGGCTGGTCGATCGCAACGGTCAGAAGCAGGGCGCGTGGCAAAGAATTGCAGAAAAAATCGCCGGGAATACGCAGAGATATTCGCTCCAGATCGATCGATTGAACCTGAGCCGGTTTCGCACTCTTACGGACCGTCCTGATGACAGGGTCAAGAAAGTTATTTATAACTTTTTACGGCAAATGAAATCGAATTGGCAGTCTTAG
- the nadC gene encoding carboxylating nicotinate-nucleotide diphosphorylase, protein MDWKSHRIDALLEQALIEDQAVSDATTNVTIDANLRATASIIARQEMVVAGLGAVPRFLEIFARLDSRPAAHTRFDIVSHPEIFDGVRAHKGQVLAVIRHNARVLLSCERVILNLMQHLSGIATLTRQYVDAIQGTKAHVLDTRKTVPGLRALEKYAVLCGGGTNHRLDLSSGILIKNNHISLGGGLRAAVTNALEKRKPGNRVQVEVRTEKDLEDALECGAEAILLDNMTPAMVKTSVERIRKEERWIPIEASGGIVLDNIRAYAEAGPDFISVGALTHSAKAADISMSIVAEHA, encoded by the coding sequence ATGGATTGGAAGAGCCACCGCATTGACGCGTTGCTGGAGCAGGCCCTGATCGAGGACCAGGCGGTCAGCGACGCCACGACCAACGTCACCATCGATGCCAACCTGCGCGCCACTGCATCGATTATTGCCCGGCAGGAGATGGTGGTGGCGGGGCTGGGAGCGGTGCCCCGGTTCCTGGAAATCTTTGCACGGCTGGACTCACGACCGGCGGCACATACGAGATTCGACATTGTCAGCCACCCGGAGATATTCGACGGGGTCCGCGCGCACAAGGGGCAGGTTCTGGCCGTGATTCGCCACAACGCGCGGGTGTTGCTGAGTTGCGAGAGGGTAATCCTGAACCTGATGCAACATCTCAGCGGCATTGCAACGCTGACGCGGCAGTACGTCGATGCTATCCAGGGAACCAAGGCCCACGTGCTGGACACGCGCAAGACTGTTCCGGGCCTGCGCGCGCTGGAGAAATATGCTGTGCTTTGCGGGGGAGGCACGAATCATCGGCTGGATCTTTCTTCCGGCATCCTGATCAAGAACAACCACATTTCGCTGGGCGGCGGATTGCGTGCTGCTGTGACCAATGCGCTGGAAAAGCGCAAGCCTGGAAATCGCGTGCAGGTGGAAGTGCGCACGGAGAAGGATTTAGAAGACGCGCTTGAATGCGGCGCCGAAGCGATCCTGCTGGACAATATGACACCGGCAATGGTGAAGACGTCGGTGGAGCGCATTCGCAAGGAAGAACGCTGGATTCCGATTGAGGCTTCAGGCGGAATTGTGCTCGATAACATTCGCGCCTACGCCGAAGCGGGGCCGGACTTCATCAGCGTGGGCGCGTTGACGCACTCCGCGAAGGCTGCAGACATCTCGATGAGCATCGTTGCGGAGCACGCGTAG
- a CDS encoding valine--tRNA ligase: MPHDLPKAYDPTAIEDHWAEYWVREKLFAQPTPSEQESNDGQSSFTILLPPPNVTGNLHMGHMFEHTESDILIRWHRMRGDRVLWIPGTDHAGIATQMLVERQITAEGTTRQQMGREKFIERVWEWRRHYGGAILGQMKRLGASVDWNREYFTMDERLSVAVREAFVRLHEQGLIYRGAYIVNWCPRCQTAISDLEVVYDEHKGHLWEIRYPVIGDDGKDTGEFLTVATTRPETMLGDVAVAVHPADERYKHLHGKKLRLPLVGREIPVITDEWVSPEFGTGAVKVTPAHDPNDFALGQRHDLPSINVMDDTAHINAEGGVYAGLDRFVARKKIVADLEEMSLLAGIKDHVNNVGHCDRCKTVVEPRLSLQWFVKIQPLADKAIAAVKEGHIKFTPEMYAKTYLNWMENIHDWCISRQLWWGHRIPAWHCAACHKTTVAREDPTKCAHCGADKLTQSTDVLDTWFSSGLLPVSVFGWPNITAENRADFDAFYPTSLLVTGFDILFFWVARMIMLGCWFSTDVPMKDGSERPLSESVPYREVYIHALVRDANREKMSKTKGNVVDPIEIVKQYGTDAVRFTLASMASPGTDIAFNIARTEGYRAFANKIWNAARFLFMNVDRAAEIGISVDMAALSGMPAAGSDAPLESRWIVAELTATATTVNQALENYRFDDAANAIYQFFWGSFCDWYLEIVKLSLDFSENADKARTKASLTTLVSVFEASLRLLSPFMPFLTEEIWHALYDGNPPSKSIALTRFPHAYNEPVDAKALREMSLLQELIVEVRGLRKEIGVEEKAVVPVEVRIDADLKQVISENLAIVERMARVSEVRFVDQISAGLAKHSTSQFDVAVIYERKIDVAAERDKLDKEIAKLEKIIANSERQLNNPGFTAKAPAHIVEGLKKQRDDAQQLLDKLRRDLDSLPPE; the protein is encoded by the coding sequence ATGCCCCACGACCTGCCTAAAGCGTACGACCCGACTGCCATCGAAGATCACTGGGCCGAATACTGGGTTCGCGAGAAGTTGTTCGCCCAGCCGACTCCGAGCGAACAGGAAAGCAACGACGGCCAGTCCTCCTTTACGATCCTGCTGCCTCCGCCCAACGTGACCGGCAACCTGCACATGGGCCACATGTTCGAGCACACCGAGAGCGACATTCTCATCCGGTGGCATCGCATGCGCGGCGATCGCGTGCTTTGGATTCCAGGCACGGATCATGCCGGAATCGCGACACAGATGCTGGTGGAGCGCCAGATTACGGCCGAGGGCACGACGCGACAGCAGATGGGCCGTGAGAAATTCATTGAGCGAGTGTGGGAATGGCGCCGGCATTATGGCGGGGCGATTCTAGGACAGATGAAGCGGCTGGGCGCCTCGGTTGATTGGAACCGCGAATATTTCACCATGGACGAACGGCTTTCTGTGGCCGTGCGCGAAGCGTTTGTCCGGCTTCACGAGCAGGGACTGATCTATCGCGGCGCCTACATTGTGAACTGGTGTCCACGCTGCCAGACGGCGATCAGCGATCTGGAAGTGGTGTACGACGAGCACAAGGGGCATCTGTGGGAGATTCGGTACCCGGTCATCGGTGATGACGGCAAAGATACTGGCGAATTTCTGACGGTTGCGACTACGCGGCCGGAGACGATGCTGGGAGACGTAGCTGTGGCTGTGCATCCCGCGGACGAGCGCTACAAGCATCTGCATGGGAAAAAGCTTCGGCTGCCGCTGGTAGGGCGCGAGATTCCGGTGATCACGGATGAATGGGTAAGCCCGGAGTTTGGTACCGGTGCGGTTAAGGTGACGCCGGCGCATGACCCCAACGATTTTGCGCTGGGTCAGCGGCATGATCTGCCGTCAATCAACGTGATGGACGATACGGCGCACATCAACGCCGAGGGCGGAGTGTACGCGGGGCTAGACCGGTTTGTCGCGCGGAAGAAGATTGTTGCTGATCTCGAAGAGATGAGCCTGCTGGCCGGGATCAAGGATCACGTGAACAACGTGGGCCACTGCGACCGCTGCAAGACGGTGGTTGAGCCGCGTTTGTCGCTGCAGTGGTTCGTGAAGATTCAGCCGCTGGCGGATAAGGCTATCGCGGCAGTCAAAGAAGGACACATCAAGTTCACGCCGGAGATGTATGCGAAGACCTACCTGAACTGGATGGAGAACATCCACGACTGGTGCATCTCGCGGCAGCTCTGGTGGGGACATCGCATTCCTGCTTGGCATTGTGCTGCTTGCCACAAGACCACGGTGGCGCGCGAGGATCCGACGAAGTGTGCGCACTGCGGAGCGGACAAGCTGACGCAATCGACGGACGTGCTGGATACATGGTTTTCGTCGGGGTTGTTGCCGGTGTCGGTGTTTGGATGGCCGAATATCACGGCGGAGAATCGCGCCGATTTTGACGCGTTCTATCCGACGAGCCTTCTCGTTACGGGTTTCGACATTCTGTTTTTCTGGGTGGCCCGCATGATTATGCTGGGCTGCTGGTTCTCAACGGATGTCCCGATGAAAGATGGAAGTGAGCGTCCGCTGTCGGAATCTGTTCCTTATCGCGAGGTTTATATTCACGCGCTGGTGCGTGACGCAAATCGCGAAAAGATGTCGAAGACTAAAGGGAACGTTGTCGATCCGATCGAGATTGTGAAGCAGTACGGGACCGACGCGGTGCGGTTCACGCTGGCCTCGATGGCTTCGCCGGGGACCGATATCGCATTCAATATCGCGCGCACCGAAGGCTATCGCGCTTTCGCGAACAAGATATGGAATGCGGCGCGGTTCCTGTTCATGAACGTGGATCGTGCCGCTGAGATCGGGATCAGCGTTGATATGGCTGCGTTGAGCGGGATGCCGGCTGCAGGATCGGACGCTCCTCTCGAATCGCGGTGGATTGTCGCCGAATTGACTGCGACGGCGACCACAGTGAACCAGGCGCTTGAGAATTACAGGTTCGATGATGCAGCAAATGCGATTTACCAGTTTTTCTGGGGAAGCTTCTGTGACTGGTATCTGGAGATCGTTAAGCTGAGCTTGGACTTTAGCGAGAACGCGGACAAAGCCAGGACCAAAGCATCGCTCACAACGCTCGTGAGCGTCTTCGAGGCATCGCTACGGCTGTTATCTCCGTTTATGCCTTTTCTCACCGAGGAAATCTGGCATGCGCTGTACGATGGCAATCCGCCGTCGAAGTCGATTGCGCTGACGAGATTTCCGCACGCCTACAATGAGCCGGTTGACGCCAAGGCGCTACGTGAGATGAGCCTGCTGCAGGAGTTGATCGTCGAAGTCCGGGGCCTTCGCAAGGAAATCGGCGTCGAGGAGAAAGCAGTCGTTCCCGTCGAGGTCCGGATAGATGCCGACCTGAAACAGGTCATTAGCGAAAATCTCGCGATCGTCGAGCGCATGGCCCGGGTGAGCGAGGTGCGATTTGTCGATCAGATCTCGGCGGGGCTCGCTAAGCATTCGACCTCCCAGTTTGATGTGGCGGTGATCTACGAGCGCAAGATCGACGTGGCAGCTGAGCGCGACAAGCTGGACAAGGAAATTGCGAAGCTGGAGAAGATCATCGCAAATTCCGAACGCCAGTTAAATAACCCCGGCTTTACGGCGAAGGCGCCCGCGCATATAGTCGAAGGCTTGAAGAAGCAGCGCGACGATGCGCAACAACTGCTCGACAAACTGCGCAGGGATCTCGATTCCCTGCCGCCGGAGTGA
- a CDS encoding membrane dipeptidase, whose translation MTLISRRTFVCSALAAGTGPFVLRGRYRVFASSTQEYPERVVRLMKESLVVDMLNQFLYRFDQKELKEKWLMEPGAFTQADFDRFKSSGVHVINFGDGVGSFIEAQELFGKWNSFIALYPQWLMRINDAADMARAREQGKLGILYGLQTSAQFQGVDDVNRCFGLGQRVSQLSYNFRSLVADGAFEPNDGGISEYGGKVIERMNTVRMAVDVGHASDKTKLEALDISKAPVILSHGNCRSLIPGGLRASTDEAIRKLAAKGGVMGISDIAFMVKGTEPVTIDDVVDHYDHVRDLAGIEHVGVGSDAGIESNDLAPPEKLKTILDGADKRYRVHGTHEVVAGMEGPNRMWELCAALVRRGYTDEHIQLVLGGNWVRVLKEIWGS comes from the coding sequence ATGACCCTTATTTCACGACGTACCTTTGTGTGCTCCGCCTTGGCTGCGGGAACCGGGCCGTTTGTTTTGCGTGGTCGCTATCGGGTTTTCGCCTCGTCCACTCAGGAGTATCCGGAACGGGTTGTGCGGCTCATGAAGGAGTCGCTGGTCGTGGATATGCTGAACCAGTTTCTCTACCGGTTTGACCAGAAAGAGTTAAAGGAAAAGTGGCTCATGGAGCCGGGAGCCTTCACGCAGGCGGACTTCGACCGGTTCAAGAGCTCTGGTGTGCATGTCATCAACTTCGGGGACGGTGTCGGCAGTTTTATCGAGGCACAAGAATTATTCGGCAAATGGAACAGTTTTATTGCTCTCTATCCGCAATGGCTGATGCGCATCAACGACGCCGCAGACATGGCGCGGGCCCGTGAACAGGGTAAGCTGGGCATCCTGTATGGACTGCAGACCAGCGCGCAGTTTCAAGGTGTGGACGATGTAAATCGCTGCTTTGGCTTGGGTCAGCGCGTCTCGCAGTTGAGCTACAACTTCCGAAGTCTCGTCGCCGATGGAGCATTCGAGCCCAACGATGGCGGCATAAGCGAATACGGCGGCAAGGTGATCGAGCGCATGAATACAGTTCGGATGGCGGTGGATGTCGGCCATGCGAGCGATAAGACAAAGCTGGAGGCACTGGATATTTCGAAGGCGCCGGTGATTCTGTCGCACGGTAACTGCCGCTCCCTCATACCCGGCGGTCTTCGTGCGTCGACGGACGAGGCAATCCGCAAACTCGCCGCGAAGGGCGGAGTGATGGGCATCAGCGACATTGCCTTCATGGTGAAGGGGACGGAGCCGGTGACCATCGACGATGTTGTGGACCACTACGACCATGTGCGCGACCTGGCGGGGATTGAGCACGTTGGAGTGGGATCGGACGCGGGAATTGAGAGCAACGACCTTGCCCCGCCCGAAAAGCTGAAGACGATCCTGGACGGAGCCGACAAGCGGTACCGGGTTCATGGGACCCACGAGGTGGTGGCGGGGATGGAAGGGCCGAATCGCATGTGGGAGTTGTGCGCAGCTCTGGTCAGGCGTGGGTACACCGACGAACACATCCAGCTGGTGCTGGGCGGGAATTGGGTCCGCGTTCTGAAAGAGATATGGGGAAGCTGA